ACGATAAGGCCCCCTTCCATAGTGGACATGTGGTGTGAAAAAAAAGTAGAAAAAGTGCCCATCACCCCAAAGGTGCCTGTTTGCTTTCCCTTGAACTGTGCCCCCATCGATTCGCAGTTATCTTCAACCAAAAGTATCCGCCGGTCTCCGATGATGTCAGCAATGCAATCAAAGTTGTTGGGATTGCCCAACAAATTAACGGCCATAATCATTTTTGTCTTGGAGTTGACAGCTTGCTCCAAAGCATCAAGATCGAAATTCAGTGTTTCTAAATCGATATCAACAAACTTAAGTTTCAATCCATATTGGTATAAGGGATAGTAGGTGGTCGACCAAGAAACGGCTGGTACAATGACCTCATCTCCCTTTTTAAGTTTGGGTTGCTTCGTATAAAATAGGGCAGCCACAGCCAAGAGATTGGCAGATGAACCAGAATTCACCATAACTGAATACTTTGAGCCAACATATTCGGCAAATTGGGTCTCAAAACCGCTAACACCTTTTGACATGGTATACATGTCACTATCAATAACGGATTGAATAGCCCTCAATTCTTTGTCATCCCATGTTGAGGAAGCCAAACTGTACTTAATCATTTTATAGTTTTTTTAAAATATTCATATGTTTTTTTTATGCCTATTTCTATACTGGTTGATGGTGCCCAGCCGAACTTTCTTAGTTTAGAATCATCAACTAATTTTTGCCTCATGCCCGACGGTTTAGTCAAATCATGGGTAAAGCGTCCTTCATATCCAATCACCTTTGCAATAATGCGGTAATATTCTTCAATTGTCCAATCACGGCCGATACCTACATTGATGTTTTGAGGCATTTTTTTAAAGTTGTTTATGGCATACCCTATAAAATCTGCCAAATCTGCAGCGTACATAAACTCCCTTCTCGATTGACCATCCCCCCAAATAACAACTTCATTTGCTTCTTTCTCTTTAGCTTCATGTATTTTTCGAATCACTGCAGGAATCATGTGTGAAAACTCCAAAGAAAATTTATCGTGTCGGCCGTAGAGGTTGCAAGGGATGATTGTCTTGTATCTTAAGTCTTTTGAAGTTTCACTTATGTATTGGCATAGTTTGGTCACCATAATCTTGGCGAAAGCGTAGCCTTCATTCGTAGGTTCTAGAGGTCCAGTCAAGATAGTTTCCTCTTTTAATGGGTTTTCACCCTCTTTTGGATACATACATGAACTTGCTATGTTCAGGAACTTTTGGACTCCGCTTTCCTTTGCTGCCAAAACAACGTTTCTTCCCATATCTAGGTTGTCTATCATAAACCCAATTGGATTATTTATGTTTGCTTGTATGCCTCCTACCAGTCCTGCCGCATGAATAATCAAATCAGGTTCCTCTTTTTTTATATACGCTTTGGTCATCTCATAATCGCGCAAATCCAATGCTGTACTTCTTGGATGTAACAATTTGTGATTCCGGGTAAAAGGATGTTCGAGAATGTTGCTGCCCACCATTCCTGTTGAGCCCGTTAAGAGAATCTTCATTTATTATTCATAATAGTTCTTAACCCGATATCCCCCTTTTTGAAGGTATTGCTGTTTTTGCA
The sequence above is a segment of the Muricauda sp. SCSIO 64092 genome. Coding sequences within it:
- a CDS encoding DegT/DnrJ/EryC1/StrS family aminotransferase, producing MIKYSLASSTWDDKELRAIQSVIDSDMYTMSKGVSGFETQFAEYVGSKYSVMVNSGSSANLLAVAALFYTKQPKLKKGDEVIVPAVSWSTTYYPLYQYGLKLKFVDIDLETLNFDLDALEQAVNSKTKMIMAVNLLGNPNNFDCIADIIGDRRILLVEDNCESMGAQFKGKQTGTFGVMGTFSTFFSHHMSTMEGGLIVTDDEELYHVLLSIRAHGWTRNLPDENKISNKGKDWFSESFRFLLPGYNVRPLEMSGAIGQEQLKKLPSFLQQRRRNAEYFVSLFKNHEHFLIQKDQDNSSWFGFSLIIKPGSDLKRAEVVDQLREKHIECRPIVTGNFTKNEVLKYFKYEIFGDLKNARHLDDHGLFVGNHQVPLNKEIEYLYEVLG
- a CDS encoding GDP-L-fucose synthase family protein produces the protein MKILLTGSTGMVGSNILEHPFTRNHKLLHPRSTALDLRDYEMTKAYIKKEEPDLIIHAAGLVGGIQANINNPIGFMIDNLDMGRNVVLAAKESGVQKFLNIASSCMYPKEGENPLKEETILTGPLEPTNEGYAFAKIMVTKLCQYISETSKDLRYKTIIPCNLYGRHDKFSLEFSHMIPAVIRKIHEAKEKEANEVVIWGDGQSRREFMYAADLADFIGYAINNFKKMPQNINVGIGRDWTIEEYYRIIAKVIGYEGRFTHDLTKPSGMRQKLVDDSKLRKFGWAPSTSIEIGIKKTYEYFKKTIK